One window of the Rhodococcus sovatensis genome contains the following:
- a CDS encoding site-2 protease family protein has protein sequence MSIPVRRNPVRPSPVFLAVAAITALGGVLAWTAQSAVPARIGVFVLVLAGWILTVCLHEFGHAYTAYRAGDREVELRGYLTLNPLKYSHPLLSVVLPIAFIAIGGIGLPGGAVYLRTGMFEPKVQRRIALAGPSANAIVAVILLIVIRVFGMDGDHSAFWWGLSFLAFLQVMATILNLLPIPGLDGYAAIEPYLSHDTRRALENFKGYGILILVAFLFVPQINSLFFDAIYTVFGLSGVPEIYAQYGNYLMRFWL, from the coding sequence GTGAGCATTCCAGTTCGGCGCAACCCAGTCAGACCGAGTCCGGTCTTCCTCGCAGTCGCGGCAATCACCGCCCTGGGCGGCGTACTCGCGTGGACAGCCCAGTCTGCCGTGCCGGCCCGCATCGGGGTGTTCGTGCTCGTTCTCGCCGGTTGGATACTGACGGTGTGCCTGCACGAATTCGGCCACGCCTACACCGCGTACCGAGCCGGTGACCGAGAGGTCGAGCTTCGCGGCTACCTCACTCTGAATCCGCTGAAGTACAGCCACCCCCTGCTGTCGGTCGTACTCCCGATCGCCTTCATCGCCATCGGAGGCATCGGACTCCCGGGCGGTGCGGTATATCTGCGCACCGGAATGTTCGAGCCGAAGGTTCAGAGGCGAATTGCGTTGGCGGGTCCGTCTGCGAACGCAATCGTGGCGGTGATCCTGTTGATCGTCATCCGGGTGTTCGGAATGGACGGAGACCACTCCGCATTCTGGTGGGGCCTGAGCTTTCTGGCGTTCCTTCAGGTCATGGCCACGATCCTGAACCTGTTGCCGATTCCCGGTCTCGACGGGTACGCCGCAATCGAACCTTATCTATCCCACGACACTCGTCGGGCACTGGAGAACTTCAAGGGATACGGGATCCTGATCCTGGTGGCGTTCCTCTTCGTGCCCCAGATCAACTCTTTGTTCTTCGACGCCATCTACACCGTCTTCGGCCTCTCCGGCGTGCCGGAGATCTACGCCCAGTACGGCAACTACCTCATGAGGTTCTGGCTCTGA